The proteins below are encoded in one region of uncultured Eubacteriales bacterium:
- the moaC gene encoding molybdopterin biosynthesis, protein C (Evidence 2a : Function of homologous gene experimentally demonstrated in an other organism; PubMedId : 10903949; Product type pe : putative enzyme), with protein MERGGEYMGLTHFDAAGNAVMVDVSEKGETLREATAVGRIAVNEKCFIAIRTGTAKKGDVLGVARVAGIMATKRTSDLIPLCHPLPITKATVDFELLEERYQVKVICTVSCTGKTGVEMEALTGATVALLTIYDMCKAIDKGMTIGGVYLHRKTGGKSGLIENPGPRGE; from the coding sequence TTGGAAAGGGGTGGTGAGTACATGGGCCTGACCCATTTTGACGCTGCTGGCAACGCCGTCATGGTAGATGTCTCCGAAAAAGGAGAGACCTTGCGGGAGGCGACCGCAGTGGGACGAATAGCCGTAAACGAAAAATGCTTTATAGCTATTCGCACAGGCACCGCTAAGAAAGGGGATGTGCTGGGGGTAGCCCGGGTGGCGGGCATCATGGCCACCAAGCGCACTTCAGACCTTATTCCCCTCTGCCACCCCCTGCCCATTACGAAGGCGACGGTGGATTTTGAGCTTCTAGAGGAGAGATATCAAGTAAAAGTGATTTGCACTGTCTCCTGCACCGGAAAGACAGGGGTGGAGATGGAGGCATTGACGGGGGCCACCGTGGCTCTCCTCACCATCTACGACATGTGTAAGGCCATCGACAAGGGTATGACAATAGGGGGCGTCTACCTTCACCGGAAGACGGGGGGCAAAAGCGGACTCATAGAGAATCCCGGGCCCAGAGGTGAGTGA